The sequence TTAGTGGCTCAATCCCATCGCACCTTGCACAATAGCGCCCTTGAACTTTGCAAAATCTAGCTCAGCCATCATTAGATCCGCATCACTCAAGTTCGCTTTTTCCAGGTTTGCACCTCTTAAGTCAGCAAACCTTAGATTTGCACCGTTTAAGTCTGCACTTTCGAGTTTTGCATTCCTCAAGTTGGCAAATCTTAGCACTGCGCCTCCCAATTCTGCTTTGTTCAGTCGGGCACACTCTAAGTCAGCTACATATAAGTTAGCCCCACCCAGTTTTGCCCCCCTCAAGTCAGCTCCTCTCAAGTTAGCCCGTTGTAGGTTAGCTTCCCTGAGATCCGCGCCCCTCAACTTTGCACCGCTGAGGTCGCAGCCAACACATTCTTTAGTTTCTAACAACCGTCGGACGTGTGCCGAACTTTCGGCTCCAGCTGGCGCGGCTAGCATTATAGGCATTGAGATGGCGGCTGTTAGTAGCGTTGTGAGTTTCATAGCTTTGTTTGGTTTAGTAAAGTGGGGAACTACAAAATATAGCTGCTGGGTGCGATCGCTACACAAGTTAGTTTTTTTGGCGATCGCGGTTGCGTCCAGAAGGCGCGATCTCGCGAAGCTCTCGGATATTCATCTGCTCCCATACTCCCTGTTTCTGCCACCGCCGCAAGTACAAGTAGACCGTTGAGGAAGGGGGCAGGTCATGGGGTAGCATCTGCCACGAGCAACCCGTCCGCATCAAATAGAAAATCGCGTTGACAATTTCGCGCATATTAACAGTGCGCGGGTGTCCGCCTGATTTAGCAGGTGGAATCAGTGGTTCAAGTTGTTGCCATTCGGCATCGGTCAGATCGCTAGGATAGGCTTTTCTTGCCATAGCTTAGATGCACCCTACAATTGGCTGTTTCGACTATGGCTTAATCTTTATGCGGAACTAAGCGAGTTTAATTTTTCTTTATAAATGCGGGTTAAAAACTTCAAAACATCGCTTTTCCCAACAACTAAGCTATAAACCCCACTTGCGTGTAAAACCTACCTA comes from Microcoleus sp. FACHB-831 and encodes:
- a CDS encoding pentapeptide repeat-containing protein, which codes for MKLTTLLTAAISMPIMLAAPAGAESSAHVRRLLETKECVGCDLSGAKLRGADLREANLQRANLRGADLRGAKLGGANLYVADLECARLNKAELGGAVLRFANLRNAKLESADLNGANLRFADLRGANLEKANLSDADLMMAELDFAKFKGAIVQGAMGLSH